One Euphorbia lathyris chromosome 1, ddEupLath1.1, whole genome shotgun sequence DNA segment encodes these proteins:
- the LOC136210620 gene encoding ankyrin repeat-containing protein NPR4-like isoform X1, whose translation MGLYNTGVSLLAKIVAEAVFPRLDVPAQEYAIDIENKKLKLYKAATSGNWGKAEAIFRNNSEQITPSTMINQLGETALHIATAAHHTKFVKQLVGTMSAEDLAAKTVRGDTAFFYAAVSGYTEVAKIMLRKNPALATIPGGEDLLPIQAAALHGNELMVRRLYKHAKNKLAGDGCGVDVLITFIDCCVYDLAIQMVSEKPSLATQPNNKGETVLSAFARKPGITSEKFSNIFLNDYIFPCRRYTLRIQGFELLKLVLQQVLSVVEEGNSMLIKKALFIAAKQGNWEFLTTVVHSDPGLAIEVDENRYTIFHIGVLHRHVKVFNIIHEIDSIENVIKLMKDNEGNNILHLVGKLPLSGLEDVRGPALQLQHGLLWFEEVEKMVGAHEMGVKNREEKSPRELFVAEHTKLRDEGEKWMKDTVNSCMVVSTLVAGVAFASSVTLPGGNGGDTGIPNFLHHISFKIFALANALSLICSASSILFFLTIFTSRYSMADFKGPCLSDFLLDSSYFPAQCKQCLLLSLLLFSLCSNNNCLHLLIPLLLLHLSPSFSSLSYIFLSFFKLFIIPSPASSFLGPIKIRLSDLF comes from the exons ATGGGTCTATATAATACCGGTGTAAGCTTGCTCGCGAAGATCGTGGCTGAAGCAGTTTTCCCTAGGCTCGATGTTCCCGCACAAGAGTACGCAATTG ATATTGAaaacaaaaaattgaaattgtacaAAGCAGCAACAAGTGGAAATTGGGGAAAAGCCGAAGCAATATTTAGAAACAATTCAGAGCAAATTACACCAAGCACAATGATCAATCAGTTAGGGGAAACAGCACTCCATATAGCAACTGCAGCACATCACACTAAATTTGTAAAACAGCTGGTAGGTACAATGAGTGCAGAAGATTTAGCGGCTAAAACCGTGCGCGGAGATACTGCATTTTTCTATGCAGCTGTATCTGGATATACCGAAGTTGCAAAGATTATGCTACGCAAGAACCCTGCATTAGCTACCATTCCAGGTGGAGAAGATTTGTTGCCAATTCAAGCAGCAGCTTTGCATGGAAATGAACTCATGGTGCGCCGCCTCTACAAACATGCTAAGAATAAATTGGCAGGTGATGGTTGCGGCGTCGATGTACTCATAACTTTCATCGACTGTTGTGTATACG ACCTCGCCATTCAAATGGTATCAGAAAAGCCATCGTTGGCCACTCAACCTAACAACAAAGGAGAAACAGTATTATCTGCCTTTGCTCGAAAGCCTGGAATAACTTCTGAAAAGTTCAGCAATATATTCTTGAACGACTATATTT TTCCATGTAGAAGATACACGTTGCGAATACAAGGATTCGAACTGCTCAAACTAGTTTTGCAGCAAGTCTTGTCGGTTGTCGAAGAAGGAAATTCTATGTTGATCAAGAAAGCACTATTTATAGCAGCAAAGCAAGGAAATTGGGAATTCTTAACTACAGTTGTGCATTCGGATCCTGGTTTAGCGATTGAAGTGGATGAGAATCGTTACACCATATTTCATATTGGGGTGCTACATCGCCATGTCAAAGTCTTCAATATAATACATGAGATAGATTCTATTGAAAACGTCATAAAACTGATGAAAGATAATGAAGGAAATAATATTCTACATTTGGTTGGAAAATTGCCATTAAGTGGACTAGAAGATGTACGAGGACCAGCTCTTCAACTGCAACACGGGTTACTTTGGTTTGAG GAAGTGGAGAAAATGGTTGGAGCACATGAGATGGGAGTGAAAAATAGGGAAGAAAAAAGTCCAAGAGAGTTATTTGTAGCAGAGCACACAAAATTACGAGATGAAGGGGAGAAATGGATGAAAGATACAGTAAACTCATGCATGGTAGTGTCAACGCTTGTTGCAGGTGTGGCTTTTGCATCATCTGTTACATTACCTGGTGGTAATGGAGGCGATACAGGAATTCCCAATTTCCTTCATCATATTTCGTTTAAAATTTTTGCCTTAGCAAATGCACTTTCATTAATATGCTCAGCTTCTTCCATACTATTCTTCTTGACCATTTTTACCTCTCGTTATTCCATGGCTGATTTTAAAGGTCCTTGCCTATCAGATTTTTTATTGGACTCCTCTTACTTTCCGGCGCAGTGCAAGCAATGCTTGTTGCTTTCGTTGCTGCTTTTTTCATTATGTTCAAACAACAACTGCTTGCATTTGCTTATCCCATTGCTGCTGTTGCATCTATCCCCCTCATTTTCTTCATTGTCCTACATTTTCCTCTCGTTCTTCAAGTTATTCATAATACCTTCACCGGCTTCTTCCTTTTTAGGTCCAATAAAGATACGCTTGTCGGATTTATTTTAG
- the LOC136210620 gene encoding ankyrin repeat-containing protein ITN1-like isoform X4 encodes MGLYNTGVSLLAKIVAEAVFPRLDVPAQEYAIDIENKKLKLYKAATSGNWGKAEAIFRNNSEQITPSTMINQLGETALHIATAAHHTKFVKQLVGTMSAEDLAAKTVRGDTAFFYAAVSGYTEVAKIMLRKNPALATIPGGEDLLPIQAAALHGNELMVRRLYKHAKNKLAVPCRRYTLRIQGFELLKLVLQQVLSVVEEGNSMLIKKALFIAAKQGNWEFLTTVVHSDPGLAIEVDENRYTIFHIGVLHRHVKVFNIIHEIDSIENVIKLMKDNEGNNILHLVGKLPLSGLEDVRGPALQLQHGLLWFEEVEKMVGAHEMGVKNREEKSPRELFVAEHTKLRDEGEKWMKDTVNSCMVVSTLVAGVAFASSVTLPGGNGGDTGIPNFLHHISFKIFALANALSLICSASSILFFLTIFTSRYSMADFKGPCLSDFLLDSSYFPAQCKQCLLLSLLLFSLCSNNNCLHLLIPLLLLHLSPSFSSLSYIFLSFFKLFIIPSPASSFLGPIKIRLSDLF; translated from the exons ATGGGTCTATATAATACCGGTGTAAGCTTGCTCGCGAAGATCGTGGCTGAAGCAGTTTTCCCTAGGCTCGATGTTCCCGCACAAGAGTACGCAATTG ATATTGAaaacaaaaaattgaaattgtacaAAGCAGCAACAAGTGGAAATTGGGGAAAAGCCGAAGCAATATTTAGAAACAATTCAGAGCAAATTACACCAAGCACAATGATCAATCAGTTAGGGGAAACAGCACTCCATATAGCAACTGCAGCACATCACACTAAATTTGTAAAACAGCTGGTAGGTACAATGAGTGCAGAAGATTTAGCGGCTAAAACCGTGCGCGGAGATACTGCATTTTTCTATGCAGCTGTATCTGGATATACCGAAGTTGCAAAGATTATGCTACGCAAGAACCCTGCATTAGCTACCATTCCAGGTGGAGAAGATTTGTTGCCAATTCAAGCAGCAGCTTTGCATGGAAATGAACTCATGGTGCGCCGCCTCTACAAACATGCTAAGAATAAATTGGCAG TTCCATGTAGAAGATACACGTTGCGAATACAAGGATTCGAACTGCTCAAACTAGTTTTGCAGCAAGTCTTGTCGGTTGTCGAAGAAGGAAATTCTATGTTGATCAAGAAAGCACTATTTATAGCAGCAAAGCAAGGAAATTGGGAATTCTTAACTACAGTTGTGCATTCGGATCCTGGTTTAGCGATTGAAGTGGATGAGAATCGTTACACCATATTTCATATTGGGGTGCTACATCGCCATGTCAAAGTCTTCAATATAATACATGAGATAGATTCTATTGAAAACGTCATAAAACTGATGAAAGATAATGAAGGAAATAATATTCTACATTTGGTTGGAAAATTGCCATTAAGTGGACTAGAAGATGTACGAGGACCAGCTCTTCAACTGCAACACGGGTTACTTTGGTTTGAG GAAGTGGAGAAAATGGTTGGAGCACATGAGATGGGAGTGAAAAATAGGGAAGAAAAAAGTCCAAGAGAGTTATTTGTAGCAGAGCACACAAAATTACGAGATGAAGGGGAGAAATGGATGAAAGATACAGTAAACTCATGCATGGTAGTGTCAACGCTTGTTGCAGGTGTGGCTTTTGCATCATCTGTTACATTACCTGGTGGTAATGGAGGCGATACAGGAATTCCCAATTTCCTTCATCATATTTCGTTTAAAATTTTTGCCTTAGCAAATGCACTTTCATTAATATGCTCAGCTTCTTCCATACTATTCTTCTTGACCATTTTTACCTCTCGTTATTCCATGGCTGATTTTAAAGGTCCTTGCCTATCAGATTTTTTATTGGACTCCTCTTACTTTCCGGCGCAGTGCAAGCAATGCTTGTTGCTTTCGTTGCTGCTTTTTTCATTATGTTCAAACAACAACTGCTTGCATTTGCTTATCCCATTGCTGCTGTTGCATCTATCCCCCTCATTTTCTTCATTGTCCTACATTTTCCTCTCGTTCTTCAAGTTATTCATAATACCTTCACCGGCTTCTTCCTTTTTAGGTCCAATAAAGATACGCTTGTCGGATTTATTTTAG
- the LOC136210620 gene encoding ankyrin repeat-containing protein ITN1-like isoform X3, translating into MGLYNTGVSLLAKIVAEAVFPRLDVPAQEYAIDIENKKLKLYKAATSGNWGKAEAIFRNNSEQITPSTMINQLGETALHIATAAHHTKFVKQLVGTMSAEDLAAKTVRGDTAFFYAAVSGYTEVAKIMLRKNPALATIPGGEDLLPIQAAALHGNELMVRRLYKHAKNKLAGDGCGVDVLITFIDCCVYVPCRRYTLRIQGFELLKLVLQQVLSVVEEGNSMLIKKALFIAAKQGNWEFLTTVVHSDPGLAIEVDENRYTIFHIGVLHRHVKVFNIIHEIDSIENVIKLMKDNEGNNILHLVGKLPLSGLEDVRGPALQLQHGLLWFEEVEKMVGAHEMGVKNREEKSPRELFVAEHTKLRDEGEKWMKDTVNSCMVVSTLVAGVAFASSVTLPGGNGGDTGIPNFLHHISFKIFALANALSLICSASSILFFLTIFTSRYSMADFKGPCLSDFLLDSSYFPAQCKQCLLLSLLLFSLCSNNNCLHLLIPLLLLHLSPSFSSLSYIFLSFFKLFIIPSPASSFLGPIKIRLSDLF; encoded by the exons ATGGGTCTATATAATACCGGTGTAAGCTTGCTCGCGAAGATCGTGGCTGAAGCAGTTTTCCCTAGGCTCGATGTTCCCGCACAAGAGTACGCAATTG ATATTGAaaacaaaaaattgaaattgtacaAAGCAGCAACAAGTGGAAATTGGGGAAAAGCCGAAGCAATATTTAGAAACAATTCAGAGCAAATTACACCAAGCACAATGATCAATCAGTTAGGGGAAACAGCACTCCATATAGCAACTGCAGCACATCACACTAAATTTGTAAAACAGCTGGTAGGTACAATGAGTGCAGAAGATTTAGCGGCTAAAACCGTGCGCGGAGATACTGCATTTTTCTATGCAGCTGTATCTGGATATACCGAAGTTGCAAAGATTATGCTACGCAAGAACCCTGCATTAGCTACCATTCCAGGTGGAGAAGATTTGTTGCCAATTCAAGCAGCAGCTTTGCATGGAAATGAACTCATGGTGCGCCGCCTCTACAAACATGCTAAGAATAAATTGGCAGGTGATGGTTGCGGCGTCGATGTACTCATAACTTTCATCGACTGTTGTGTATACG TTCCATGTAGAAGATACACGTTGCGAATACAAGGATTCGAACTGCTCAAACTAGTTTTGCAGCAAGTCTTGTCGGTTGTCGAAGAAGGAAATTCTATGTTGATCAAGAAAGCACTATTTATAGCAGCAAAGCAAGGAAATTGGGAATTCTTAACTACAGTTGTGCATTCGGATCCTGGTTTAGCGATTGAAGTGGATGAGAATCGTTACACCATATTTCATATTGGGGTGCTACATCGCCATGTCAAAGTCTTCAATATAATACATGAGATAGATTCTATTGAAAACGTCATAAAACTGATGAAAGATAATGAAGGAAATAATATTCTACATTTGGTTGGAAAATTGCCATTAAGTGGACTAGAAGATGTACGAGGACCAGCTCTTCAACTGCAACACGGGTTACTTTGGTTTGAG GAAGTGGAGAAAATGGTTGGAGCACATGAGATGGGAGTGAAAAATAGGGAAGAAAAAAGTCCAAGAGAGTTATTTGTAGCAGAGCACACAAAATTACGAGATGAAGGGGAGAAATGGATGAAAGATACAGTAAACTCATGCATGGTAGTGTCAACGCTTGTTGCAGGTGTGGCTTTTGCATCATCTGTTACATTACCTGGTGGTAATGGAGGCGATACAGGAATTCCCAATTTCCTTCATCATATTTCGTTTAAAATTTTTGCCTTAGCAAATGCACTTTCATTAATATGCTCAGCTTCTTCCATACTATTCTTCTTGACCATTTTTACCTCTCGTTATTCCATGGCTGATTTTAAAGGTCCTTGCCTATCAGATTTTTTATTGGACTCCTCTTACTTTCCGGCGCAGTGCAAGCAATGCTTGTTGCTTTCGTTGCTGCTTTTTTCATTATGTTCAAACAACAACTGCTTGCATTTGCTTATCCCATTGCTGCTGTTGCATCTATCCCCCTCATTTTCTTCATTGTCCTACATTTTCCTCTCGTTCTTCAAGTTATTCATAATACCTTCACCGGCTTCTTCCTTTTTAGGTCCAATAAAGATACGCTTGTCGGATTTATTTTAG
- the LOC136210620 gene encoding ankyrin repeat-containing protein NPR4-like isoform X2, with protein MGLYNTGVSLLAKIVAEAVFPRLDVPAQEYAIDIENKKLKLYKAATSGNWGKAEAIFRNNSEQITPSTMINQLGETALHIATAAHHTKFVKQLVGTMSAEDLAAKTVRGDTAFFYAAVSGYTEVAKIMLRKNPALATIPGGEDLLPIQAAALHGNELMVRRLYKHAKNKLADLAIQMVSEKPSLATQPNNKGETVLSAFARKPGITSEKFSNIFLNDYIFPCRRYTLRIQGFELLKLVLQQVLSVVEEGNSMLIKKALFIAAKQGNWEFLTTVVHSDPGLAIEVDENRYTIFHIGVLHRHVKVFNIIHEIDSIENVIKLMKDNEGNNILHLVGKLPLSGLEDVRGPALQLQHGLLWFEEVEKMVGAHEMGVKNREEKSPRELFVAEHTKLRDEGEKWMKDTVNSCMVVSTLVAGVAFASSVTLPGGNGGDTGIPNFLHHISFKIFALANALSLICSASSILFFLTIFTSRYSMADFKGPCLSDFLLDSSYFPAQCKQCLLLSLLLFSLCSNNNCLHLLIPLLLLHLSPSFSSLSYIFLSFFKLFIIPSPASSFLGPIKIRLSDLF; from the exons ATGGGTCTATATAATACCGGTGTAAGCTTGCTCGCGAAGATCGTGGCTGAAGCAGTTTTCCCTAGGCTCGATGTTCCCGCACAAGAGTACGCAATTG ATATTGAaaacaaaaaattgaaattgtacaAAGCAGCAACAAGTGGAAATTGGGGAAAAGCCGAAGCAATATTTAGAAACAATTCAGAGCAAATTACACCAAGCACAATGATCAATCAGTTAGGGGAAACAGCACTCCATATAGCAACTGCAGCACATCACACTAAATTTGTAAAACAGCTGGTAGGTACAATGAGTGCAGAAGATTTAGCGGCTAAAACCGTGCGCGGAGATACTGCATTTTTCTATGCAGCTGTATCTGGATATACCGAAGTTGCAAAGATTATGCTACGCAAGAACCCTGCATTAGCTACCATTCCAGGTGGAGAAGATTTGTTGCCAATTCAAGCAGCAGCTTTGCATGGAAATGAACTCATGGTGCGCCGCCTCTACAAACATGCTAAGAATAAATTGGCAG ACCTCGCCATTCAAATGGTATCAGAAAAGCCATCGTTGGCCACTCAACCTAACAACAAAGGAGAAACAGTATTATCTGCCTTTGCTCGAAAGCCTGGAATAACTTCTGAAAAGTTCAGCAATATATTCTTGAACGACTATATTT TTCCATGTAGAAGATACACGTTGCGAATACAAGGATTCGAACTGCTCAAACTAGTTTTGCAGCAAGTCTTGTCGGTTGTCGAAGAAGGAAATTCTATGTTGATCAAGAAAGCACTATTTATAGCAGCAAAGCAAGGAAATTGGGAATTCTTAACTACAGTTGTGCATTCGGATCCTGGTTTAGCGATTGAAGTGGATGAGAATCGTTACACCATATTTCATATTGGGGTGCTACATCGCCATGTCAAAGTCTTCAATATAATACATGAGATAGATTCTATTGAAAACGTCATAAAACTGATGAAAGATAATGAAGGAAATAATATTCTACATTTGGTTGGAAAATTGCCATTAAGTGGACTAGAAGATGTACGAGGACCAGCTCTTCAACTGCAACACGGGTTACTTTGGTTTGAG GAAGTGGAGAAAATGGTTGGAGCACATGAGATGGGAGTGAAAAATAGGGAAGAAAAAAGTCCAAGAGAGTTATTTGTAGCAGAGCACACAAAATTACGAGATGAAGGGGAGAAATGGATGAAAGATACAGTAAACTCATGCATGGTAGTGTCAACGCTTGTTGCAGGTGTGGCTTTTGCATCATCTGTTACATTACCTGGTGGTAATGGAGGCGATACAGGAATTCCCAATTTCCTTCATCATATTTCGTTTAAAATTTTTGCCTTAGCAAATGCACTTTCATTAATATGCTCAGCTTCTTCCATACTATTCTTCTTGACCATTTTTACCTCTCGTTATTCCATGGCTGATTTTAAAGGTCCTTGCCTATCAGATTTTTTATTGGACTCCTCTTACTTTCCGGCGCAGTGCAAGCAATGCTTGTTGCTTTCGTTGCTGCTTTTTTCATTATGTTCAAACAACAACTGCTTGCATTTGCTTATCCCATTGCTGCTGTTGCATCTATCCCCCTCATTTTCTTCATTGTCCTACATTTTCCTCTCGTTCTTCAAGTTATTCATAATACCTTCACCGGCTTCTTCCTTTTTAGGTCCAATAAAGATACGCTTGTCGGATTTATTTTAG